The Leishmania mexicana MHOM/GT/2001/U1103 complete genome, chromosome 6 genome includes a region encoding these proteins:
- a CDS encoding putative 5'-3' exonuclease, whose protein sequence is MGVPKFFRWAAERFPSIITPFKDSPPPVDNLYLDINGIIHNCTHPNDVDATRRSPTEKEMIQAMFIYLEKLFNAIQPRKYFLLAVDGVAPRAKMNQQRQRRYRAGYEMMIARQEALAMGEEVPEEKDVFDSNCITPGTPFMVRVSKEFQYFITMKLSTDPAWQGCQIIFSGHDCPGEGEHKIVDFIRRRKMQPNYDPNETHCMYGLDADLVMLALATHEPHFVLLREVVTFGPGSRKERERQEEDEAKGLVKDKAYHKADEFVLLHINVFRDYLQLEVKGYLAKAKSSASMDFERVIDDFVFMCFFIGNDFLPTLPTIGINDGSIPALLRIYVDNMLSKNKYLTHKGEIDWRNAEVWLNEVGKLEFETLRRRQQEEAEFQKNRARRDPTHEVDATSVMPITSILEFKQRYYGEKHGFAGGWDANSADMRRLREHYVEGLMWVMHYYYQGVPSWKWFFPHYYAPMASDMVNLPAIAARVSFELGKPFQPHQQLLAVLPPMSYLSMPKAYWPLLRSPSSPLAKYLPEHIVIDREGARAPWEGIVLIPFIDERTLLAAYESVQKNVSPEDAANNVNGPPLRFCYDGKMPPYELEDGMFGSLRNVLVRRETYAFPPIDKFTPQLCPGVHVGTRQLEGFSTLQSKRDLIQPIFEAGVVSIFGRPTKNDSLILQMRDFFKAKSVDQVATLVGKEVLVGFPHYKRARIASLKDVHKSITASYSKEGTFSGTEEHKNNREESAAFVKEADTHARFMKSQLGLGVEQVDVLVYVHRFNGMQVTRKGHIERHFATTWTCYPIHLICTMDNINMQEDSRYVERDRSEGDSAFGARCVYIGPQPKSKKSQMDVYGSCGTVVTAGQHDTTTQQGDQMTVRLKVFQEPLRLPAELLQFAAQRNWTALPQVAISLDILPHTLTSICSSIVTSPQFGSRELGLCLKFTGRCIAKVGYAKLVQHSLNPWYVGNKDIFARMEKDMEDIGYHLEMGEKGDFAGNSSSNRGGSGTWYFSRDAQELIRDYVKRFRPLIQYIEAGGVNSNSVEPQQFLTGPWRDRDVDDVLTEIETFLIESGLRETPMITATEEAFPQQLLEQLEASLQEQQNRSFKELSLRQVSRSQLYFPVTRSSCGHLVPLPLPQEQTFYLGSRVANCRATGIVPFGTQGTIVRLLASGREAEIVYDTPFTGGTRLDGRLKDTRAAITKLSALLVLKSTDVAQPQPQAQPQSQPQPQSQPQPQSQPQPQSQPQPQSQPQLEMRAAAAAATNGSAKLRELEFLLQANGIHVDPSGKSTVSPPSLPAAFQNPTIAAARAAPADSGASHSSTAGASTSVVPRPRSAVAAEQTPAPATLGKRATPASATAHLSSTSSVTPITRETHGSPASLKITAAPGSSGISLQDLAKHLPVSTSQRSPTTVASPPGHAPASAAVAATTTAAPSGIAIPAPKSAQQHQHPAQPASPAATTAVASPSQSSESNETPPGSNTRRKSRDLHVIPDDFVSGRFKIKYTNTGSLFRSWLDTFTAEAVRKTLTELEAEEKANPM, encoded by the coding sequence ATGGGTGTGCCCAAGTTCTTCCGCTGGGCGGCGGAGCGCTTCCCCTCCATCATCACCCCCTTCAAGgactcgccaccgccggtggaCAACCTCTACCTCGATATCAATGGTATCATCCACAACTGCACGCACCCGAACGATGTCgacgcgacgcggcgcagtCCGACAGAGAAGGAGATGATTCAGGCGATGTTCATCTATCTGGAGAAGCTCTTCAACGCCATCCAGCCGCGCAAGTACTTTCTGCTTGCCGTCGACGGTGTCGCGCCGCGCGCGAAAATGaatcagcagcgccagcgccgctacCGTGCCGGTTACGAGATGATGATCGCGCGTCAGGAGGCGCTCGCGatgggcgaggaggtgccggaggagaaggacgtGTTCGACAGCAACTGCATCACCCCTGGCACCCCGTTCATGGTGCGCGTGAGCAAGGAGTTTCAGTACTTCATCACAATGAAGCTGTCCACTGATCCGGCGTGGCAGGGGTGCCAGATCATCTTCTCCGGCCACGACTGCCCCGGCGAGGGTGAGCACAAGATCGTCGATTTTATTCGCCGGCGCAAGATGCAGCCTAACTACGACCCCAACGAGACCCACTGCATGTACGGCCTCGACGCCGATCTCGTCATGCTAGCGCTCGCCACGCACGAGCCGCACTTTGTactgctgcgcgaggtggTCACGTTCGGCCCCGGCTCTCGCaaggagcgggagcggcaggaggaggatgaggcgaAGGGCCTCGTGAAGGACAAAGCGTACCACAAGGCGGACGAgtttgtgctgctgcacatcaaCGTCTTCCGCGACTACCTGCAGCTGGAGGTGAAGGGCTACCTGGCGAAGGCGAAGAGCAGCGCAAGTATGGACTTTGAGCGAGTGATCGACGACTTCGTCTTCATGTGCTTCTTTATCGGCAACGACTTCctgccgacgctgccgacCATCGGCATCAACGATGGCAGCATACCGGCGCTCCTGCGCATCTACGTGGACAACATGCTCAGCAAGAACAAGTACCTGACGCACAAGGGCGAGATCGACTGGCGAAACGCCGAGGTGTGGTTGAACGAGGTCGGCAAGCTCGAGTTCGAGACGCTGCGCCGACgtcagcaggaggaggcggagttcCAGAAGAACCGCGCTCGCCGCGACCCTACCCACGAGGTGGACGCCACCTCCGTAATGCCTATCACGTCGATCCTGGAGTTCAAGCAGCGCTACTACGGCGAAAAGCACGGCTTCGCTGGCGGCTGGGACGCGAACAGCGCAGACATGCGCCGGCTGCGGGAGCACTACGTGGAGGGGCTCATGTGGGTCATGCATTACTACTATCAAGGCGTGCCTTCATGGAAGTGGTTCTTCCCGCACTACTATGCACCCATGGCGAGCGACATGGTGAATCTccccgccatcgccgcccgTGTCTCGTTCGAGCTCGGCAAGCCCTTccagccgcaccagcagctgctggccgTGCTGCCACCCATGTCATACCTGTCCATGCCCAAGGCCTACTGGCCCCTGCTGCGCAGCCCGAGTAGCCCGCTCGCCAAGTACCTGCCCGAGCACATTGTTATCGACCgcgaaggcgcgcgcgcgccgtggGAGGGCATTGTGCTGATCCCCTTCATTGACGAGCGCACGCTGCTCGCCGCCTACGAGTCGGTGCAGAAGAACGTCAGCCCCGAGGACGCCGCAAACAACGTGAATGGCCCCCCGCTGCGGTTCTGCTACGACGGCAAGATGCCGCCATACGAGCTGGAGGATGGGATGTTCGGGTCTCTCCGGAACGTCCTCGTGAGGCGCGAGACGTACGCATTCCCTCCCATCGACAAGTTCACTCCGCAGCTGTGCCCTGGCGTGCACGTTGGCAcgcggcagctggagggcTTCAGCACCCTCCAGTCGAAGCGCGACCTAATCCAGCCGATCTTCGAGGCTGGAGTCGTGTCGATCTTTGGCCGTCCCACCAAGAACGACAGTCTCATCTTGCAGATGCGCGACTTCTTCAAGGCCAAGTCGGTCGACCAGGTGGCGACTCTCGTCGGCAAGGAGGTGCTCGTCGGCTTCCCGCACTACAAGCGtgcccgcatcgcctccctCAAGGATGTGCACAAGTCCATCACTGCTTCGTACAGCAAGGAGGGCACCTTCAGCGGCACCGAGGAGCACAAGAACAACCGTGAGGAGTCGGCTGCCTtcgtgaaggaggcggacacgcacgcacgcttcATGAAGTCGCAGCTGGGCCTTGGCGTGGAGCAGGTCGACGTCCTCGTGTACGTGCACCGCTTCAACGGAATGCAGGTGACGCGCAAGGGGCACATTGAGCGACACTTCGCCACCACCTGGACGTGCTACCCAATTCATCTGATCTGCACCATGGATAACATAAACATGCAGGAGGACAGCCGTTACGTCGAGCGTGACCGCAGCGAAGGTGACAGCGCCTTTGGTGCCCGCTGCGTCTACATCGGTCCGCAGCCCAAGTCGAAGAAGTCGCAGATGGACGTGTACGGCAGCTGTGGCACCGTCGTGACGGCTGGCCAGCATGACACGACGACGCAGCAGGGCGATCAGATGACGGTTCGCCTCAAGGTGTTCCaggagccgctgcggctgccggcggagctgctgcagtttgccgcgcagcgcaactggacggcgctgccgcaggtggCGATCAGTCTCGACATTTTACCGCACACCCTGACGAGCATCTGCAGCTCCATCGTCACGTCGCCTCAGTTTGGCTCTCGCGAGCTGGGGCTGTGCCTAAAGTTCACCGGGCGGTGCATCGCCAAGGTCGGGTACGCGAAGCTGGTCCAGCACAGTCTGAACCCGTGGTACGTTGGGAACAAGGACATCTTTGCCCGCATGGAAAAGGATATGGAGGACATTGGCTACCATTTGGAGATGGGCGAGAAGGGCGACTTCGCCGGTAATTCGAGCAGCAAccgtggtggcagcggcacatGGTACTTCTCCCGCGACGCGCAGGAGTTGATCCGCGACTATGTGAAGCGGTTCCGCCCACTCATCCAGTACATCGAGGCGGGCGGCGTAAACTCGAACAGCGTTGAGCCGCAGCAGTTCCTGACGGGCCCGTGGCGCGACAGGGATGTCGACGACGTGCTAACGGAGATCGAGACGTTCTTAATAGAGTCGGGGCTGCGCGAAACGCCAATGATTACGGCTACGGAGGAGGCCTttccgcagcagctgctcgagcagcttgaggcgtcgctgcaggagcagcagaacCGCAGCTTCAAGGAActctcgctgcggcaggtAAGCCGCAGCCAGCTCTACTTTCCTgtcacgcgcagcagctgcggccatctcgtgccgctgccactgccgcaggaGCAGACTTTCTACCTGGGCTCGCGGGTCGCGAACTGCCGCGCCACGGGCATCGTTCCCTTCGGCACGCAAGGCACGATCGTGCGCTTGCTGGCCAGCGGGAGGGAAGCAGAAATCGTGTACGATACCCCCTTCACGGGAGGCACGCGACTCGATGGCCGCCTCAAGGACACTCGCGCCGCCATCACGAagctgtcggcgctgcttgtGCTCAAGTCGACGGATGTGGcgcagccacagccacaggcgcagccgcagtcacagccgcagccgcagtcacagccgcagccgcagtcacagccgcagccgcagtcacagccgcagccgcagtcaCAGCCACAGCTGGAAATGagggccgctgcggccgccgccacaaaCGGGTCGGCCAAGCTGCGGGAGCTGGAGTTCCTCCTGCAGGCGAACGGCATTCACGTAGACCCCTCGGGCAAGTCCACGGtgtcgccgccatcgctgcctgCAGCGTTTCAGAACCCCACGATTGCCGCGGCTCGCGCTGCCCCGGCCGACTCTGGTGCGAGCCATAGCAGCACTGCTGGCGCCAGTACAAGCGTTGTGCCGCGGCCTCGCAGTGCCGTTGCGGCGGAGCAGACGCCGGCACCAGCGACACTAGGCAAGCGCGCCACCcctgcctccgccaccgcccactTGTCCTCCACGTCTTCGGTGACGCCAATCACGAGAGAGACCCACGGGAGTCCCGCGAGCCTCAAAATCACGGCTGCCCCAGGGAGCAGCGGGATCAGCCTCCAGGACTTGGCCAAACACTTGCCGGTCTCCACATCCCAGCGCTCGCCCACCACTGTCGCCTCGCCGCCTGGTCACGCTCCAGCGTcggctgcagtggcggcaacaacgacagcggcgcccaGCGGGATCGCCATCCCAGCCCCCAAgtctgcgcagcagcaccagcacccgGCGCAGCccgcgtcgccggcggcgacgacagctGTGGCCTCGCCAAGCCAAAGCAGTGAGTCGAATGAGACGCCCCCCGGCTCGAACACGCGCCGCAAGTCGCGCGACCTGCATGTCATTCCGGACGACTTCGTCAGTGGACGGTTCAAGATCAAGTACACGAACACGGGCTCGTTGTTCCGGAGCTGGCTGGACACCTtcacggcggaggcggtgcgcaagACCCTCACCGAGCttgaggcggaggagaaagcGAATCCCATGTGA
- a CDS encoding putative ribonuclease H1 codes for MSTSLSAATPSMTASKPLATTTTTSSPRGFEVVYVDGACSHNGTAQARAGYGGYYGSMSDPRNFSCPVPLTESQTNNRGEVRGVIHAIVQAFVDGGAPADALGATHLVDPSAWPLGDLTRPLPHLIIYTDSRYVIDGLTRYAKKWVQNGFMLSTNEPVQNQDLWRQLIRLRDRYNTVYARQQHDQQRARQWGDGDHREADLAEPVRYTCQNTRNDESEGVELIHVRGHSKVHGNEMADSLAVMGSRLHKS; via the coding sequence ATGTcgacctctctctctgcagcgACACCCTCGATGACAGCCTCGAAGCCgcttgccaccaccaccacgaccagCTCACCTAGGGGTTTCGAGGTGGTCTACGTGGACGGTGCGTGCAGCCATAATGGAACTGCCCAGGCGCGGGCCGGCTACGGCGGGTACTACGGCTCCATGTCAGATCCCCGCAACTTCTCGTGTCCGGTGCCGCTGACTGAGTCGCAGACGAACAACCGTGGAGAGGTGCGTGGGGTCATACACGCGATTGTCCAGGCTTTcgtcgatggcggcgccCCTGCAGATGCGCTGGGAGCGACCCACCTCGTCGACCCGTCGGCTTGGCCCCTCGGCGACCTCACACGACCGCTGCCGCATCTCATCATCTACACCGACAGCCGCTACGTCATTGACGGGCTCACCCGGTACGCGAAGAAGTGGGTGCAGAACGGCTTCATGCTGTCGACGAATGAGCCGGTACAAAACCAGGACTTGTGGAGGCAGCTGATCCGGCTGCGCGACCGGTACAACACGGTTTACGCGAGACAGCAGCATgaccagcagcgcgcgcgtcaATGGGGTGACGGGGACCACAGGGAGGCAGACCTTGCGGAGCCGGTGCGGTACACGTGCCAGAACACCCGGAACGACGAGAGCGAGGGCGTTGAGCTGATTCACGTGCGAGGTCACTCGAAGGTGCACGGTAACGAGATGGCTGACTCGCTGGCGGTGATGGGGTCTCGACTGCACAAATCGTAG
- a CDS encoding MYND finger domain-like protein produces the protein MVLHIYHAAVGEKEFQFSTNINKLTQETYEVDVSKAIEEVSSTILEQLTGEDALCCACRAAPATRLIHHTMVFGETFPPRVEDLPQPVCNSANCEAVAKSRYLMDMEDAVTAQGMPSPNGCFHCHKGAQGAATTTAPLQRCSRCKVAKYCSVECQKADWKVHKQVCSPG, from the coding sequence ATGGTGCTTCACATCTACCACGCCGCCGTGGGGGAGAAGGAGTTTCAGTTTTCCACCAACATCAACAAGCTCACGCAGGAGACGTACGAGGTCGACGTGAGCAAAGCCATCGAGGAGGTCAGCTCCACCATTCTCGAGCAGCTGACGGGTGAGGATGCgctctgctgcgcgtgcagggcagcgcctgcgacaCGACTGATTCACCACACGATGGTCTTTGGCGAGACCTTTCCACCGCGTGTGGAGGacctgccgcagccggtgTGCAACTCCGCCAACTGCGAGGCAGTGGCCAAGTCACGGTACTTGATGGACATGGAGGATGCCGTCACAGCACAGGGGATGCCGAGCCCCAACGGGTGCTTCCATTGTCACAAGGGGGCGCAGggcgcagcgacaacgaCAGCACCGCTTCAGCGCTGCAGTCGGTGCAAGGTGGCTAAGTACTGCAGTGTCGAGTGCCAGAAGGCGGACTGGAAGGTGCACAAGCAGGTGTGCAGCCCCGGGTAG